CTTCAAGGGATGCCTTGACGGGGTCGTTCGGGTACTTGCGGTCTGCCTGGATCATATCGCCGAAGTGACCGAACTTGATGCCACCGGGCTCGTTCGGGCCACGTGCACGGCGAGCCGGCAGGATGTCACCCATCTGGATAACACCGGCGTGCTTTGCCGCAAACGACAGGTCAGCGACTGCTGCTTCACCGGCGCACATGCGGTACGCGGCGATGAAGGACATACCGATCTGCATGGCGGACCACCGGGAGGTCGTTCCACCATCGCAGGTCCTGCTGACGGTTGTCGGGATGTGGACAGCCTGCCACATGGACTTGCCGACTGCTGCCTTGAGGGCTGCTGCCTGCTTTGCCGGGAAGAGCTTGTCGAGGTTTAAGACGAACTGGGGTTCGAGGTCGTCTGCCATCTCGTCGTCACCGGTAAAGACCTTGACGTAGCAGTCATCGACGAGTGCCGGGTGGGTCTCGACCATGTGTTCCTGGACGACTGCGCCGCCGGGCATTGCATGGTTAAGGACGTGGAGGTACTCGTTGATGGTCTCAGGGGTAACCTCCTTCCCCAGACGCTTCTGGAGGGTGTTGTGGGCGAGGTCGAGGCCGACGATGATCGTCCGGCGGATGTCGTCCCACATCTGCTGCATTGCAGCGTTGTTGACGAAGTGGAGGTCATCACCTTCAACGAAGACACCGGTGCCGCTGACTTCGTAGGTCATCAGCTGGCGCTGACCGAGCGGGATACCGCCAAGGTGGCAGCGCTTGGGGTCGTACATTGAGATGCCGCGCTCCATTGCGACTTTCTGGCCTTCCTTTAAGAATTCCATCTTCCTGGGGGACTGTTCGAGACCCTTGCGGCCGAATACGGTGTTGGTTGCGGTCGGGTCTTCTGCGAACTTCTCCTTCATTGCCTTCAGGAAGAGTTTCTGGGATCTCTCGATTTTTGCTTTTCCTGCCATCGTAATCACTCCTTCGGCATGAAGCCGTACTTGGTCCTCAGCGAGTGGATGCGCTGGATGTACTCGACATACTCTGCATCCTCACGGAAGCCGGTACCGACGAGCGAGTGGTACATGACGGTGTGTCCCTTGAGCCACTTCTCATCCATCGGCTTGCCGATCTTGACTTCTGCGTCGAGGGGCTCACCGATCTGGTTCTTGACATACTTTACAACGCCTGCCTTCTTGTCGAGGACACAGCGCTGGAGCATATCGAACATCATACCGTTCTCGTCGAGACGGAGGGAGTGTCCGTGCACGGTTGCACCGCGGATACCTGTGCGGGCCGGGTCAAAGAGCTCGGTTCCGACAAGTTCCTTTGCGTACTTCTCGAGATCTCTCTCACGGCACTCGATAATCTGACGGCCGGAAAGTGTACCCGGGTCGATCCCGCGGTATCTGTACATCTCGAGCCAGGACCGGACATACGGCTGGCAGGGTGCGTTGTACATCGAGTCAGCGAACTGGATGTAACGGACACGGTCGCCGGCCTTTGCGCCGTCGGTCGGGGTGACGATCTTGCGGATCGGGCAGGCTGGTTCCTGCTGCTCTGCAAGGGGCGGGTGTGCTGTGGGGTATGCCGAGCCGGGGGCACGGTGTCCCATAATCAGTACAATATCCTTATCGGTAACATCGCGGAGCTTCTCCAGCTTGTGGGATGGGTCAAGCTGCTTGCGCCGGTTCTGGGCGACAACGGTGGAGCCCGGACAATACTGTGGTTTGTATGCCATTGTTAAATCACTCCAATGATTCCTTCTTTTTGATCAGTCTCATAACCGCCGAAATGACTTCTGCCATTTTCTCGCGTGTGGGGGTCTGGCCGCGGGTCACGCCGCTGACGATCTCCATGACCGTACCTTTGGTACGGATCTGGTCCGCCGGCGGCATCACGTACGCGGTCTTCACACCCTCTTTTGCGAGATCCTCGTAATCGATCGGTGACTGGGAAACTACGATCGCCTTCACGTTGCATGCGGTAAGGATGAACCTTACTTTATGCACCACATGGGAACGGACATTCCCGTGGTGGAGGATGGCGACCTTGTGTTTTTCGATCTGCACGATCTCTTTTTCGGTAAGCCCGAAGTAGGCGCCAAGGGCGGATCCCGCGATTTTCGGGGCATCCGGCGGGACGCCGCTTCCCGCGTTGAGTACGAGCGTACTGATGCTGTACTCCACACCCTGCTGTCGCAGTCCTGACGTAATGTCACAGACTGGCTTCGTGACATGGCGGCGTCCCGGCGACATCCCGACAACAATAACGTCGGGGTACCGGCACTCGGAGATGGTACCGCGCTGGGCGATACCCCCTCCTTTTCCCATGCCCATTGCCTCGCGGCAGTCGACTACCTGGGTTACACGTCCGATCGGCATGATTTACTTGATTCCCTGGATGATTACCGGGCCTGAACGGCTCTTTGGATCCGAGAGACCTAAGATGTCCCTGTCGGCGTTTGGTCCGTATTTTGCATAGTCCACCAGAGACGGTGAGGTCTTCATGAACTTGCCTTCCTGCAGACGACAGGTGAATTCTGTGATACTCTCTTCGCACGCGGCTTTCAGTGCAGGAATAACCTCGCGGTTCTCCAGCTCCAGCAGGATGGTCCCCACATGGACCTGTAATTCAAGCTCCTCGGTACCGACGCAGATGGTGTCTCTCATCGTATGAGGATTGGCAACACCTTTTGCCGGGCCGTAGGGCACGACGGCGGGCAGACGCGGGCCGTTTAAGACCATGCGCCGGATTCCGCCGGCTTTTAACAGGTTGTTGAGGAGCCGTTCCACTGTATCAGGGTTCATCAGGCGTTCTGTGACAACCCTGCACTGCGGGAACGTGGCTTCAGTCATTGGTATCAGTCGGGTTTAGACACCCTTTGCAATGGTCTGGATCGGGTGCTTGAATGCCTCGATCTGCCCGAATGTGTCCTGGTAAACCTTACTGGTTCCTTCAGGGCTGAACATCTGGGTACCTGCATCAAGTGCGCAGGCTGCTACGATACAGGGGATACCAACACCGGCTGCGTGACGGGTAACAACGTGGTTACCGTTGAAGACACCGGGGCCGCCGCCACCGTAGATCGAGTGGCTGAAGAACGAGAACCCGACTGCCACACCCATTGCGCGGCCGAAGTCGGAACCGGGCAGGCCGGTCTCGTGCTCGAGCAGGTCGTTGAAGTAGAGCAGGGTTGCAGATACTGCCTGGGCGAACCGTCCAGCACCACAGTTGACCATGGTTGCTGCAAGGGTACCGGCAGATGCATATGCGTTCCACATCATCGGGTCCTTGGTCTCGTAGAAGATATAGCCGCTCTTGCCCTTCTTGCCTGCCTTGATGACCTTGTCCTCAATGGCACGCTCGACAAGGCTCTGGACGACAGTACCGACCGTGCCGGTCTTGCCGTTCTTCTTGACGAGGTCGTAGACGATGTTGTTCGCGTTAAGACCCTGGTATGCGTAGAGAAGGAGCTGTGCACGCTCGAACGGGCCGATTGCTGCGCCCATTTCGAACTCACCGGCCTGTTCAAAGGTCGCTGCGAGTGCTGCACCCTGCATTGCATTCCGGTGGGTCATCATGACCGCGTGGTTTGCCTGGATGTTACGGAGAGCGTACCCGAGACCTTCGTTGTTCTGCGGGATGGACAGGATCGAGACGACATTGCCGCCCTGCATGTCCATGGTCTGCGGGTAGGTACCCCAGACTGCGCCCTTGACGTATGCGCCGTCGAACATACCAATCTTGTACTGTTCGAGGAGTGCATAGGTGGTGGCTGCTGCAATGCTCGTGGTGGTTACATCGTAGGTTGCTGCTGCCCTGATACGGGCAGACGGAACCTCGACGAGGAGCATCTTGCCGCCGGCGACCTTGGTGATCTTGGTGTCGTCGCCATCGGTAACCTGGATCATTTCCTTGATCTTGGCTGCGATTGCGTCGGCATCCTTGACACAGCTGCAGCTGAGGCTGCGGCCGAGGATCTGGTTGGACTTGCCGCCCATCTTACCGGTCTTGAGTGCTTCCTCGATGCCGCCAAGGTTGACTGCTGCAGTCCTCTTGGTGAGATCGATGAGCTCAAGGGAACCCTTGTTGGACAGCGGGCTGATCTTGTCCAGCGTGACATTGCTCTTTAAGAGCTTCCCCTCATCATCGTAGAGGTCGATTGAATCCTTGTATTTTGCCATGTTCTTTCCTCCGAAATTTGGATTTAAGCGATACAGTACTGGAACTGAACGATGGTAGTTACTAACAGAAACACTGGTTATGAGTGAAAGTCGCTATTGCACGTCCCCTAGATCGGGACATTGATTAATTCCCAATTTCCCCTTATAAGCGTTCCGATTTTATACCGGAAATTATTTTTATAAAACATCGTGGATATTATGGAAAAGAGAAGATACGTTCAAATATTACATAATGGGCGGGTTTTAATTTTATACGCAGTACTACCCGGAGAACCCAAAGTAATACTGAATCTGATTACTTGTTAAAAAATCTTCTATTTTTCAATGCGCTTTTTCCTAAAAAAAGGGTCTGACAGGATCCCTGGCAAAAGGATCCTCATTTGAGGGTTTATTTCTGGTTTTCCGTGATTGGGCTCGGGCCCAGTTCGTTGATGGTCTTTACGACATCGGTAATGACTTTTCCCCACTTTGCACCTTCCGATGCAGAGACAAAAGTCATACGGAACCGGCGGTCGTCGAGGCCGATGCTCTTCATGAGTCTCTTGACCATGAACATTCTCTTTGCAGCCTTGAAGTTGCCTTCAAGGTAGTGGCAGTCACCGAAGTGGCAGCCGGAGATAAGCACGCCATCGGCCCCATCGGCGAATGCCTTGAGGACGAAGAGTGAATCGAACCGGCCGGTACACATGACACGGATGATCCTGACATCTGGCGGGTACTGGATACGGCCGCCGCCGGCAAGATCTGCTCCTGCATAGGAACACCAGTTGCAGACCATGCCGAGGATCTTGGGCTGCCAGAATCCGGGCCCGCGTTTCGGGATTGGGAAATCTCCAGGTGCAGACATTTACTGCTCACCTCCGAGCAGGAACGCATCGATCTGAGCAACGATCTGCGGGGTTGCAAAGTGCTGCATCCAGATCGCTCCGCCGGGGCAGAAGCCACCGCAGGTACCGCAGCCTTTGCACTTGGCTTCGGTGACCTGCATGACCGTCCGCCCGTTCTTCTCGACAAGCGAGAGGGCGCTGTACGGGCAGAGGTTGACACACATGCCGCAGCCTGCGCATTTGTCTTCGAGACACATGGCAAAGTACGGTTCGAGTTCGACTTCACCCATGTGGATCGGGATACTGGCCGCAGATGCCGCACCTTCTGCCTGTGCTACCGTGTCAGGGATATCCTTTGGTCCCTGGCAGACACCGGCAAGGAATACACCGGCAGTGGTGGTTCCGCAGGGGTTGAGCTTCGGGTGGGCTTCCAGCAGCCAGCCGTCCATGGAGCAGGAGACGCCGAAGAGTTTCCTCGTCCGGTTGGTGTCTTCCTTGGGCTGGATTGCCGCTGCGAGGACAACGAGATCGACTTCCATGTCGATCGGGCGGTCGAGCAGGGTGTCGTCTGCATATACGTGCAGGTTCTTCGTCTTGGGGTCCTCGAGGATGTTTGCCACACGGCCGCGGATGAACTTCGCGCCCTCGTCCTGGATACGGTAGTAGAACTCTTCGTACATCTTACCGAACGACCGGATATCCATGTAGAAGATGTAGGGTATGCACCCGGGGATCTTCTCCGTGATCTGGTGGGCGTGTTTCAGCGAGTACATGCAGCAGAACCGTGAACAGTACGGCTTGCCGACACCGGTGTTGTCCCTGGATCCTGCGCAGAGCACGAATGCAACGCGCATCGGGGTCTGTCCATCGCTCGGGCGAACCAGGTGGCCGCCGGTCGGGCCGGATGCACAGATAAGCCGCTCGAATTCAAGGCTCGTGATGACGTTCTCGTACCGCTTGTATCCCCATTCCTCTTTCTTCTCGATGGGGAAGATATCGTACCCGGTAGCGAGGATGACCGTCCCGACTTTGAGCTTGACAAATTCGTCTTTCATCTCGAGGTCGATTGCACGCTTCTCGGGACCGCATGCAGTCACGCAGAGGCCGCACTTGACACAGGCGGAAAAATCGATCGTGTAGATAAGGGGAACGACCTGTGGGTGGTTGATGTAGATGGCCTTTCTCGGCTTCATCCCGATCTCAAACTCGTTGGGCTTGACAACCGGGCAGACTGCATCGCAGTCCCCGCAACCATTACAGCCGCCGCCGACAATGCCCTTTGCTGCGGCTTCT
This window of the Methanoregula sp. UBA64 genome carries:
- the mcrC gene encoding methyl-coenzyme M reductase I operon protein C; this translates as MPIGRVTQVVDCREAMGMGKGGGIAQRGTISECRYPDVIVVGMSPGRRHVTKPVCDITSGLRQQGVEYSISTLVLNAGSGVPPDAPKIAGSALGAYFGLTEKEIVQIEKHKVAILHHGNVRSHVVHKVRFILTACNVKAIVVSQSPIDYEDLAKEGVKTAYVMPPADQIRTKGTVMEIVSGVTRGQTPTREKMAEVISAVMRLIKKKESLE
- the mcrG gene encoding coenzyme-B sulfoethylthiotransferase subunit gamma, which encodes MAYKPQYCPGSTVVAQNRRKQLDPSHKLEKLRDVTDKDIVLIMGHRAPGSAYPTAHPPLAEQQEPACPIRKIVTPTDGAKAGDRVRYIQFADSMYNAPCQPYVRSWLEMYRYRGIDPGTLSGRQIIECRERDLEKYAKELVGTELFDPARTGIRGATVHGHSLRLDENGMMFDMLQRCVLDKKAGVVKYVKNQIGEPLDAEVKIGKPMDEKWLKGHTVMYHSLVGTGFREDAEYVEYIQRIHSLRTKYGFMPKE
- a CDS encoding hydrogenase iron-sulfur subunit — translated: MSAPGDFPIPKRGPGFWQPKILGMVCNWCSYAGADLAGGGRIQYPPDVRIIRVMCTGRFDSLFVLKAFADGADGVLISGCHFGDCHYLEGNFKAAKRMFMVKRLMKSIGLDDRRFRMTFVSASEGAKWGKVITDVVKTINELGPSPITENQK
- the mcrB gene encoding coenzyme-B sulfoethylthiotransferase subunit beta, encoding MAKYKDSIDLYDDEGKLLKSNVTLDKISPLSNKGSLELIDLTKRTAAVNLGGIEEALKTGKMGGKSNQILGRSLSCSCVKDADAIAAKIKEMIQVTDGDDTKITKVAGGKMLLVEVPSARIRAAATYDVTTTSIAAATTYALLEQYKIGMFDGAYVKGAVWGTYPQTMDMQGGNVVSILSIPQNNEGLGYALRNIQANHAVMMTHRNAMQGAALAATFEQAGEFEMGAAIGPFERAQLLLYAYQGLNANNIVYDLVKKNGKTGTVGTVVQSLVERAIEDKVIKAGKKGKSGYIFYETKDPMMWNAYASAGTLAATMVNCGAGRFAQAVSATLLYFNDLLEHETGLPGSDFGRAMGVAVGFSFFSHSIYGGGGPGVFNGNHVVTRHAAGVGIPCIVAACALDAGTQMFSPEGTSKVYQDTFGQIEAFKHPIQTIAKGV
- a CDS encoding CoB--CoM heterodisulfide reductase iron-sulfur subunit A family protein codes for the protein TSCPPRLHEPTFRTATKEGGLNPFRFEMANIRAQNSWVHMHDREGSTEKAKDAVRIAVAKAALLQDLYPKSVPVEPTAMVVGAGVGGMQAALDLAAAGIKTYLIESDMSIGGRMSQLDKTFPTLDCSQCILTPKMVDVGRSEKIELMTWSEVHEVEGYIGNFEVTVRKKARGVMTPKEAAAKGIVGGGCNGCGDCDAVCPVVKPNEFEIGMKPRKAIYINHPQVVPLIYTIDFSACVKCGLCVTACGPEKRAIDLEMKDEFVKLKVGTVILATGYDIFPIEKKEEWGYKRYENVITSLEFERLICASGPTGGHLVRPSDGQTPMRVAFVLCAGSRDNTGVGKPYCSRFCCMYSLKHAHQITEKIPGCIPYIFYMDIRSFGKMYEEFYYRIQDEGAKFIRGRVANILEDPKTKNLHVYADDTLLDRPIDMEVDLVVLAAAIQPKEDTNRTRKLFGVSCSMDGWLLEAHPKLNPCGTTTAGVFLAGVCQGPKDIPDTVAQAEGAASAASIPIHMGEVELEPYFAMCLEDKCAGCGMCVNLCPYSALSLVEKNGRTVMQVTEAKCKGCGTCGGFCPGGAIWMQHFATPQIVAQIDAFLLGGEQ
- the mcrD gene encoding methyl-coenzyme M reductase operon protein D; its protein translation is MTEATFPQCRVVTERLMNPDTVERLLNNLLKAGGIRRMVLNGPRLPAVVPYGPAKGVANPHTMRDTICVGTEELELQVHVGTILLELENREVIPALKAACEESITEFTCRLQEGKFMKTSPSLVDYAKYGPNADRDILGLSDPKSRSGPVIIQGIK
- the mcrA gene encoding coenzyme-B sulfoethylthiotransferase subunit alpha, with the protein product MAGKAKIERSQKLFLKAMKEKFAEDPTATNTVFGRKGLEQSPRKMEFLKEGQKVAMERGISMYDPKRCHLGGIPLGQRQLMTYEVSGTGVFVEGDDLHFVNNAAMQQMWDDIRRTIIVGLDLAHNTLQKRLGKEVTPETINEYLHVLNHAMPGGAVVQEHMVETHPALVDDCYVKVFTGDDEMADDLEPQFVLNLDKLFPAKQAAALKAAVGKSMWQAVHIPTTVSRTCDGGTTSRWSAMQIGMSFIAAYRMCAGEAAVADLSFAAKHAGVIQMGDILPARRARGPNEPGGIKFGHFGDMIQADRKYPNDPVKASLEVVGGGTMLFDQIWLGSYMSGGVGFTQYATAAYTDNILDDFCYYGLDYIKSKHGGIAKAKATQEVVNDIATEVTLYGMEQYEQFPTTLEDHFGGSQRASVLAAASGISTSLATANSNAGLNGWYMSMLAHKEGWSRLGFFGYDLQDQCGSANSLSVRPDEGCVGELRGPNYPNYAMNVGHQGEYAAIASAAHYGRQDAWVLSPLIKITFADPSLKFDFAEPRREFAKGAIREFMPAGERSLIIPAR